One stretch of Zhihengliuella flava DNA includes these proteins:
- a CDS encoding GntR family transcriptional regulator: MALNLKISKDSPVPLYHQVVQGFEAAVASGELTPGTKLENEIELARQLGLSRPTMRKAMDELVRAGLLVRKRGVGTQVVSPSVRRPLQLSSLHDDLVKSGARPSTRILEFSSQPVDEDIAEQLGLEPGTEAYHMVRLRAVDDQPLAIMENWVPQSLGAITEADLAERGLYDVLRGLGITFHLAHQRIGADLASKEQADLLNITPREALVTMQRTATDDLGRAVETGHHVYSAALYTFEMTLMQN; encoded by the coding sequence GTGGCACTGAACCTAAAAATCTCCAAGGACTCACCCGTCCCCCTCTACCACCAGGTGGTTCAGGGATTCGAGGCCGCTGTGGCTTCCGGCGAACTCACGCCGGGCACCAAACTCGAGAACGAGATCGAGCTGGCCCGGCAATTAGGACTCTCCCGCCCCACAATGCGGAAGGCCATGGATGAGCTCGTCCGCGCCGGGCTCCTCGTGCGCAAGCGCGGCGTCGGCACGCAGGTGGTGTCCCCGAGCGTCCGCCGCCCGCTGCAACTGTCCAGCCTGCATGACGACTTGGTGAAATCCGGCGCCCGCCCCTCGACCCGCATTCTCGAGTTTTCCTCGCAGCCCGTGGACGAGGACATCGCTGAACAGCTGGGACTCGAGCCGGGCACCGAGGCGTATCACATGGTCCGGCTCCGGGCCGTGGATGATCAGCCGCTGGCCATTATGGAGAACTGGGTCCCGCAGTCCTTGGGCGCCATCACCGAGGCCGACCTCGCGGAGCGGGGGCTTTACGACGTTCTGCGCGGCCTCGGCATCACCTTCCACTTGGCGCATCAGCGAATCGGTGCCGATCTGGCATCGAAAGAGCAGGCCGACCTGCTGAACATCACGCCGCGCGAGGCGCTCGTCACCATGCAGCGCACCGCCACGGATGACCTGGGCCGCGCCGTCGAGACCGGCCATCACGTGTACTCGGCGGCCCTGTACACCTTCGAGATGACCTTGATGCAAAACTGA
- a CDS encoding sugar phosphate isomerase/epimerase family protein, with the protein MKIALDPTPFHHSHSLLEFPALAAELGYEYLQLTPHPDMIPFYIHPKADQDLIRKFRAACDAAGVQVASILPVLRWSAPDEQLREAAVRYWKRALQIGVELGVHQFGTEFSGRPEHPELSEASFYKSMEELLPIIEREHLHVAIDPHPDDFVEEGLAALRVIRGLNSPNVGMVYVAPHTFHMNDAPLDILQAAGDKVRIVHVADTMNHHASHGLRYITNPPGNPVRVHQHLKVGDGDVNFDELFGGLAATGFLDREDSVICSSVFAENENAREVSRYQLTTIKDLVRRASA; encoded by the coding sequence ATGAAAATCGCCCTCGACCCCACCCCGTTTCACCATTCGCACTCCCTGCTCGAATTCCCGGCTTTGGCCGCCGAGCTGGGCTACGAGTACCTCCAACTGACCCCACACCCGGACATGATCCCGTTCTATATCCACCCGAAGGCGGACCAGGACCTGATCCGGAAGTTCCGGGCCGCGTGCGATGCCGCGGGGGTTCAGGTGGCGAGCATCCTGCCCGTGCTGCGCTGGTCCGCTCCCGACGAGCAACTGCGGGAGGCGGCCGTCCGCTATTGGAAGCGGGCGTTGCAGATCGGCGTCGAGCTGGGCGTGCACCAGTTCGGCACCGAATTCTCGGGGCGCCCGGAACACCCGGAGCTCTCCGAGGCGAGCTTCTACAAATCCATGGAAGAGCTGCTGCCGATCATCGAACGGGAGCACCTCCACGTGGCGATCGACCCGCACCCGGACGACTTCGTCGAAGAGGGGCTTGCCGCCCTGCGCGTCATCCGTGGCCTCAACTCGCCCAACGTGGGCATGGTCTACGTGGCTCCACACACGTTCCACATGAACGATGCCCCGCTGGACATCCTGCAGGCCGCGGGGGACAAGGTGCGGATTGTGCACGTGGCGGACACCATGAACCATCACGCCTCCCATGGGCTGCGCTACATCACCAACCCGCCCGGTAACCCGGTCCGCGTGCATCAGCACCTGAAGGTCGGGGACGGGGACGTGAACTTTGACGAGCTCTTCGGCGGGCTCGCCGCGACGGGCTTCCTGGACCGCGAAGACAGCGTGATCTGCTCCTCGGTGTTTGCGGAGAATGAGAACGCCCGAGAGGTCTCCCGCTACCAACTGACCACCATCAAGGACTTGGTGCGGCGCGCCAGCGCCTAG
- the iolB gene encoding 5-deoxy-glucuronate isomerase, producing MTEWIYPTGTAAQGPWFCSLGAHDSTTHVAGWQHTGLRVGDVGAGESVTLEAAAEERIIVPLSGDYTVSVNGTEYVLAGRRSVFHGPADVLYTGIDRSVTITAHDGGRLAVASAPAKAEYPVRHLRQAEIPVELRGAGQSSRQVQNFGTPATLEADRFIVCEVITPSSNWSSYPPHKHDEEKDGETQLEEIYYFETRVSTDAPEAVQAGGTADAHGYQRVYASDERPIDVATEVRSGDVVLVPYGWHGPAMATPGYDLYYLNVMAGPGPVREWLISDDPHHGWVRQTWEAQDIDPRLPFTA from the coding sequence GTGACCGAATGGATCTACCCCACCGGAACTGCCGCACAAGGCCCTTGGTTTTGCTCGCTCGGCGCGCACGACTCCACGACGCACGTGGCCGGCTGGCAGCACACCGGCCTCCGGGTCGGCGATGTCGGCGCCGGCGAGTCCGTCACGCTCGAGGCCGCCGCGGAGGAGCGCATCATCGTTCCGCTCAGCGGCGATTACACCGTCAGCGTGAACGGCACTGAGTACGTCCTCGCTGGGCGCCGGTCCGTGTTCCACGGCCCGGCCGACGTCTTGTATACGGGCATCGATCGCTCCGTGACGATCACGGCGCACGACGGCGGCCGGCTCGCTGTGGCCTCCGCCCCGGCGAAGGCCGAGTACCCGGTCCGGCACCTGCGCCAAGCAGAGATTCCGGTGGAACTCCGCGGCGCCGGACAGTCCTCCCGCCAGGTGCAGAACTTTGGCACCCCCGCCACGCTGGAGGCCGACCGCTTCATTGTCTGCGAGGTCATCACCCCCTCCAGCAACTGGTCCTCCTACCCTCCGCACAAGCACGATGAGGAGAAGGACGGAGAGACGCAGCTGGAGGAGATCTACTACTTCGAAACCCGCGTCAGCACCGACGCCCCCGAGGCAGTCCAGGCGGGCGGCACCGCGGACGCGCACGGCTATCAGCGCGTCTACGCCTCGGACGAGCGCCCCATCGACGTGGCCACCGAGGTCCGCTCGGGCGACGTCGTCCTCGTACCCTACGGGTGGCACGGCCCCGCCATGGCGACCCCGGGCTACGACCTGTACTACCTCAACGTCATGGCTGGCCCCGGGCCGGTCCGCGAGTGGCTCATCTCCGATGACCCCCACCACGGCTGGGTGCGGCAGACGTGGGAAGCCCAGGACATCGATCCGCGGCTTCCCTTCACCGCCTAG
- a CDS encoding Gfo/Idh/MocA family oxidoreductase produces MTNNLRVAVVGAGRMGADHIDRLHTRIVGATVSAVVDIDAERASAAAARVPAAQTFATAAEAYASGTVDAVLLATPGFLHEEALFEALERDIPIFCEKPLTPDAESAWRVIEAEQALGHQRIQVGFMRRFDADYAQLGSIISGGTLGDLLMLHCRHRNPSTPDGFTNEMLINDSVVHEFDAVRYLTGEEITSVQVRLGKASRRARNGQHDPQQVLMETASGVLVDVEIFVNAQFGYEVSTQASLEEGIVDIGADHGPVTRTAGRVGGAVTPGFEDRFGAAYDHEIQSWVDAALRGEIGGPTAWDGYATAACCEAGVRAQSTGEKVTVTLKEKPELYR; encoded by the coding sequence ATGACCAACAATCTGCGAGTCGCCGTCGTGGGTGCTGGCCGCATGGGAGCGGACCACATCGACCGGCTCCATACCCGCATCGTCGGTGCCACCGTGAGCGCCGTCGTCGATATCGACGCCGAGCGGGCGAGCGCTGCAGCCGCCCGAGTCCCGGCCGCGCAGACCTTCGCCACTGCCGCGGAGGCCTACGCCTCCGGCACCGTGGACGCTGTCCTGCTCGCCACTCCCGGGTTTCTCCACGAGGAGGCCCTGTTCGAGGCACTGGAGCGGGACATCCCGATCTTCTGCGAGAAGCCGCTCACCCCCGACGCCGAGTCCGCGTGGCGCGTCATCGAGGCCGAGCAGGCACTGGGGCACCAGCGCATCCAGGTCGGCTTCATGCGCCGATTCGACGCGGACTACGCCCAGCTGGGCAGCATCATTTCCGGAGGGACGCTCGGCGATCTCCTCATGCTGCATTGCCGCCACCGCAACCCATCCACGCCGGACGGGTTCACGAACGAGATGCTGATCAACGATTCCGTGGTGCATGAGTTCGACGCCGTGAGGTACCTCACCGGCGAGGAGATCACCTCGGTCCAGGTGCGCCTGGGCAAAGCCAGCCGCCGGGCGCGTAACGGTCAGCACGATCCGCAGCAGGTCCTCATGGAGACCGCCTCCGGAGTGCTGGTGGACGTGGAAATCTTCGTCAATGCCCAGTTTGGGTATGAGGTTTCCACTCAGGCGAGCCTCGAGGAGGGGATCGTGGACATCGGCGCGGACCACGGGCCGGTGACCCGCACGGCCGGACGCGTCGGTGGAGCGGTCACCCCGGGGTTCGAGGACCGGTTTGGGGCCGCGTACGACCACGAGATCCAGTCGTGGGTGGATGCCGCGCTGCGAGGCGAGATCGGTGGACCCACCGCGTGGGACGGGTACGCCACGGCCGCGTGCTGCGAGGCCGGTGTGCGCGCCCAATCGACCGGAGAGAAAGTGACCGTGACCCTGAAGGAGAAGCCGGAGCTGTACCGATGA
- a CDS encoding sugar phosphate isomerase/epimerase family protein, which translates to MENNAVTIGTAPDSWGVWFADDPRQTPWERFLDEVAESGYQWIELGPYGYLPTDPLRLADELNARNLKVSAGTVFTAYHRGQDQWEAAWEPARRVAELTAAMGGEHIVVIPAMWRDDVTGQAVEPGELTAEQWTSLTEGHNDLGRKLREEFGLQQQFHSHADSHVEKQADIERFLQHTDPNLVTLCLDTGHAEYGGASSIDLIRRYPERIGYLHLKQINPDILATVRAENMTWAGANTAGVMTEPPSGLPDLREVIEACEGLGRRLFGIVEQDMYPVPSFDVPMPIAQRTRNYLLSCGSRTHV; encoded by the coding sequence ATGGAAAACAATGCTGTCACGATCGGCACCGCGCCGGACTCGTGGGGGGTGTGGTTTGCCGATGACCCCCGGCAGACGCCGTGGGAACGCTTCCTCGACGAGGTCGCTGAGTCCGGCTATCAGTGGATTGAGCTGGGCCCGTATGGCTACCTGCCCACGGACCCCTTGCGCCTCGCCGACGAGCTGAACGCGCGCAACCTGAAGGTCTCCGCCGGCACCGTTTTCACCGCGTATCACCGCGGTCAGGATCAGTGGGAGGCCGCGTGGGAACCGGCCCGGCGGGTGGCCGAGCTGACCGCCGCCATGGGTGGCGAGCACATTGTGGTGATTCCGGCCATGTGGCGCGACGACGTCACGGGGCAGGCGGTGGAGCCGGGTGAACTGACCGCCGAGCAATGGACCTCCCTCACGGAGGGCCACAACGATCTGGGGCGCAAGCTCCGCGAAGAGTTCGGCCTGCAACAGCAGTTCCACTCCCACGCGGACTCCCATGTGGAGAAACAAGCGGACATCGAGCGGTTCCTGCAGCACACGGACCCGAACCTCGTCACCCTGTGCCTCGACACGGGTCACGCCGAGTACGGGGGAGCGAGCAGCATCGACCTCATCCGCCGCTACCCGGAGCGCATTGGCTACCTGCACCTCAAGCAGATCAATCCGGACATCCTTGCCACGGTGCGCGCGGAGAACATGACGTGGGCTGGCGCCAACACGGCCGGCGTGATGACCGAACCACCCAGCGGACTACCGGACCTGCGTGAGGTCATCGAGGCGTGCGAGGGCCTCGGCCGCCGGCTCTTCGGCATCGTCGAGCAGGACATGTACCCGGTGCCGAGCTTCGATGTGCCGATGCCCATTGCTCAGCGCACCCGGAATTACCTGCTCTCCTGCGGATCCCGCACGCACGTTTAG
- a CDS encoding CoA-acylating methylmalonate-semialdehyde dehydrogenase, translating to MTTSINHYINGAETAGEGTETQPVYNPATGQVTGQLQLANEADLNAAVAAARTAADSWAEVSIAKRTAVLFKFRELLAANTEELAKIVTSEHGKVLSDAAGEIGRGLEVVEYACGISQSLKGDFSDQVATGIDVHSFRQPVGVVAGITPFNFPVMVPLWMAPVAIAAGNAFILKPSERDPSASLFMARLWKEAGLPDGVFNVVHGGKDAVDGLLAHPDVDAISFVGSTPIAKYVHETATAHGKRVQALGGAKNHAVVMPDADMDVAADHLTAAAFGSAGQRCMAISVAVAVGEAGDLVIDKLVQRAREVKVANGTDPSADMGPVITPASKSRIQQIVGEAESDGAAVLVDGRDLVVQDHEEGFFVGPTLLDQVQSEMSAYTEEIFGPVLVVVRVETLEDAIHLVNSNPYGNGTAIFTSSGYAARTFTRRIQVGMVGINVPLPVPVAWHSFGGWKDSLFGEHHIYGPDGIRFYTRSKAVTTRWPEVSEASGASFAFPSSQTH from the coding sequence ATGACTACCAGCATCAATCACTACATCAACGGCGCGGAGACCGCCGGCGAAGGCACCGAAACTCAGCCCGTCTACAACCCGGCGACCGGCCAGGTGACTGGGCAGCTTCAGCTGGCCAACGAGGCGGACCTGAATGCGGCCGTGGCTGCGGCCCGCACCGCGGCCGACTCGTGGGCCGAGGTCTCCATCGCCAAGCGCACCGCCGTTCTCTTCAAGTTCCGCGAACTGCTGGCGGCCAACACGGAGGAACTGGCCAAGATCGTCACCAGCGAGCACGGCAAGGTGCTCTCCGATGCGGCGGGCGAGATTGGCCGCGGACTCGAGGTCGTCGAGTACGCGTGCGGGATCTCCCAGTCCCTCAAGGGGGACTTCTCCGATCAGGTGGCCACCGGCATTGACGTGCACTCCTTCCGCCAGCCGGTGGGCGTCGTCGCCGGCATCACGCCCTTCAACTTCCCCGTCATGGTGCCATTGTGGATGGCGCCGGTGGCCATCGCGGCCGGCAACGCCTTTATCCTGAAGCCGAGCGAGCGGGACCCCTCCGCTTCGCTGTTCATGGCGCGCCTCTGGAAGGAAGCGGGCCTGCCGGACGGCGTCTTCAACGTGGTCCACGGCGGCAAGGACGCCGTGGACGGCCTGCTGGCGCACCCCGACGTGGACGCCATCTCCTTCGTCGGTTCCACCCCGATCGCCAAGTACGTCCACGAGACGGCGACGGCGCACGGCAAGCGCGTCCAGGCCTTGGGGGGCGCCAAGAACCATGCCGTGGTCATGCCGGACGCCGACATGGACGTCGCCGCAGACCACCTGACCGCGGCCGCCTTCGGCTCCGCCGGCCAGCGCTGCATGGCCATCTCTGTGGCCGTCGCCGTGGGCGAGGCCGGTGACCTCGTGATCGACAAGCTGGTCCAGCGGGCCCGCGAGGTCAAGGTCGCGAATGGCACCGACCCATCCGCCGATATGGGGCCCGTGATCACGCCGGCGTCGAAGTCCCGCATTCAGCAGATCGTGGGCGAGGCCGAGTCCGACGGCGCTGCCGTGCTCGTCGACGGCCGTGACCTGGTGGTGCAGGACCACGAGGAGGGCTTCTTTGTGGGCCCCACGCTGCTGGATCAGGTTCAGTCTGAGATGAGCGCTTACACGGAGGAGATCTTCGGCCCCGTCCTGGTCGTGGTCCGCGTCGAGACGCTGGAAGACGCGATTCACTTGGTGAATTCGAACCCCTACGGCAACGGTACGGCGATCTTCACCTCCTCCGGATATGCGGCCCGGACCTTCACGCGCCGCATCCAGGTGGGCATGGTGGGCATCAACGTCCCGCTCCCGGTGCCGGTGGCATGGCACTCCTTCGGCGGCTGGAAGGATTCGCTGTTCGGCGAGCACCACATCTACGGGCCCGACGGCATCCGCTTCTACACTCGAAGCAAGGCGGTCACCACCCGGTGGCCGGAGGTGTCCGAGGCCTCCGGGGCGTCCTTCGCGTTCCCATCCAGCCAGACGCACTAA
- a CDS encoding VIT1/CCC1 transporter family protein: protein MSDQTSTGDPGTDDRSPTPREIRRWRRYLADERAEGAVYRTLAQKRSGEERLILLGLAEAEERHEAHWRNLLGPHAESGTRPSLRRTLLRFMARHFGSVFVLALAQRAEGNSPYITDQDATRQMAADEQVHEEVVRALATAGRKRLSGNFRAAVFGANDGLVSNLALVMGIGATGVSTQVVLFSGIAGLLAGALSMAAGEFVSVRSQRELMLASRPTQVTLTAAPHLDLNHNELVLVYKARGMTHEAAEHRAGERLGYFTCDCDPSLSFQAEDERGPATSEEDTIGSAVGAASSSFLFFASGAIIPILPYLLGLTGTAAVALSVGLVGLALLGTGGVVGLLSGASPGKRALRQLAIGWGAAAVTYLLGLAFGTSVA from the coding sequence ATGAGTGATCAGACCTCCACTGGAGACCCCGGTACCGATGACCGTTCGCCCACTCCGCGGGAGATTCGGCGGTGGAGGCGCTACCTCGCCGACGAGCGGGCCGAAGGGGCCGTGTACCGCACCTTGGCCCAAAAGCGTTCCGGCGAGGAACGCCTAATTCTCTTGGGGTTGGCTGAGGCCGAGGAACGTCACGAGGCCCACTGGCGAAATCTGCTGGGACCGCACGCGGAGTCCGGCACGCGCCCCTCACTGCGCCGCACGCTGCTGCGCTTCATGGCCCGCCACTTTGGCTCTGTCTTCGTTCTGGCGCTTGCCCAACGGGCCGAGGGAAACTCGCCGTACATCACGGACCAGGACGCCACGCGGCAAATGGCCGCGGACGAGCAGGTGCATGAGGAGGTTGTCCGAGCGCTCGCCACCGCCGGCCGCAAGCGACTCTCCGGAAATTTCCGGGCCGCCGTCTTCGGCGCCAACGACGGACTCGTCTCCAACCTCGCCCTCGTCATGGGCATCGGCGCCACCGGGGTCAGCACCCAGGTGGTCCTCTTCTCCGGCATCGCCGGCCTGCTGGCCGGGGCCCTGTCCATGGCCGCCGGCGAGTTCGTGTCCGTCCGCTCCCAGCGTGAACTCATGCTGGCCTCCCGCCCCACGCAGGTCACGCTCACGGCCGCCCCGCACCTGGACTTGAATCACAACGAGCTGGTGTTGGTCTACAAGGCTCGCGGCATGACCCACGAGGCGGCGGAGCACCGTGCCGGAGAGCGCCTCGGCTACTTCACGTGCGATTGCGACCCGTCCCTCTCCTTTCAGGCTGAAGACGAGCGCGGGCCAGCGACCAGTGAGGAGGACACGATTGGTTCGGCCGTCGGTGCCGCGTCTTCTAGCTTCCTCTTCTTCGCCTCCGGCGCCATCATCCCCATCCTCCCCTACCTGTTGGGCCTGACGGGCACGGCCGCCGTGGCGCTGTCCGTGGGGCTCGTGGGTTTGGCGTTGCTGGGCACCGGCGGGGTGGTGGGCCTACTCTCCGGTGCGTCCCCGGGCAAACGCGCGCTGCGCCAGTTGGCCATCGGCTGGGGCGCGGCCGCGGTCACCTACCTCTTGGGCCTGGCGTTCGGCACGTCCGTGGCCTAG
- a CDS encoding Gfo/Idh/MocA family protein: protein MTTVKLGLVGVGRIGQMHAQNVLAVKERFAARGVDVRLTVADVAVDFARQVGTELGVGVAASVDELLAEGLDGLLIATGTATHPDLIRAGLAAGLPVFCEKPVASDVASALPLVREIEASGGVVQMGHQRRFDAGYLEAKRRYASGELGWIHGLRAITGDMFPPSVDFLATSGGLFRDCSVHDFDVLRWLTGQEIVEVVARGSNRGDPAIGAVGDVDTALAMVTLSDGTVGTVSATRYNGAGHDVRLEIQGSRDSLMVGLDEATALRSAEVGVRFPEGAPHTTFAQRFHAAYVEELAAFVELILGERPNPCTPYDAVAASLVADAAQLSLRDGAAVVVPDLRRVLDGVAEPPAAVELVAESVARDGARG, encoded by the coding sequence ATGACGACTGTGAAACTCGGGCTGGTGGGAGTTGGCCGCATCGGCCAGATGCACGCCCAGAATGTGTTGGCCGTGAAAGAGCGCTTCGCGGCCCGCGGGGTGGACGTCCGCCTGACGGTGGCGGATGTTGCCGTGGACTTTGCCCGGCAGGTGGGCACCGAACTCGGCGTCGGCGTCGCCGCGAGCGTCGATGAGCTCTTGGCGGAGGGCCTCGACGGCCTGCTCATCGCCACGGGAACGGCGACGCACCCGGACCTCATCCGTGCCGGACTGGCCGCCGGGCTGCCGGTGTTTTGTGAGAAGCCCGTGGCGTCCGACGTCGCCTCGGCCCTGCCGCTCGTGCGGGAGATTGAGGCCAGTGGTGGCGTGGTGCAGATGGGGCACCAGCGGCGCTTCGATGCCGGCTACCTCGAGGCGAAACGCCGCTACGCGTCCGGTGAGCTCGGCTGGATCCATGGCCTGCGCGCGATCACGGGGGACATGTTCCCGCCGTCGGTGGACTTCCTCGCCACCTCCGGAGGGCTGTTCCGTGACTGCTCGGTCCACGACTTCGACGTCCTGCGGTGGCTGACCGGTCAGGAGATCGTGGAGGTGGTGGCCCGGGGGTCCAACCGGGGAGACCCGGCGATTGGCGCGGTGGGAGACGTGGACACGGCGCTGGCCATGGTCACGCTCTCCGATGGGACGGTCGGCACGGTTTCCGCTACCCGCTACAACGGCGCCGGTCACGACGTCCGGCTTGAGATTCAAGGATCGCGGGATTCGCTGATGGTGGGACTCGATGAGGCGACGGCGCTGCGCTCGGCCGAGGTCGGGGTCCGCTTCCCGGAGGGCGCGCCGCACACCACGTTCGCCCAGCGCTTCCACGCGGCCTATGTGGAAGAACTGGCCGCGTTTGTGGAACTCATCCTCGGCGAACGGCCCAACCCCTGCACGCCCTACGACGCCGTGGCCGCCTCGTTGGTCGCCGACGCGGCCCAGCTGTCCCTGCGTGACGGGGCAGCCGTCGTCGTGCCGGACTTGCGGCGCGTGCTCGACGGCGTGGCGGAGCCGCCGGCCGCCGTCGAACTCGTCGCCGAGTCGGTGGCCCGGGACGGCGCGCGAGGCTAG
- the iolD gene encoding 3D-(3,5/4)-trihydroxycyclohexane-1,2-dione acylhydrolase (decyclizing): MTVAQAVVEFLGRQYTVDTVGGQSYRERLIPGMFGIFGHGNVAGVGQALKQYQAADPTLMPYYQGRNEQAQSHQAVGYARHTRRRQTYAVTTSIGPGSSNLLTGAALATSNRLPVLLLPSDTFATRAADPVLQQLEHPHGYDITVNDAFRPLSKYFDRVTRPEQLFSALTHGLRVLTDPAETGAVTISLPQDVQAETMEVPEEFLAERDWRIRRPAPEAQDIAEAARRLRAARNPLIIAGGGVLYGFATEQLRAFAEATGIPVGWTQAGVGSLAWDHPQAVGAIGSTGTTAANALAAEADLIVGIGTRYEDFTTASRTAFQNPAVEFINLNVAAIDAYKHGTSLPIVADARKGLEALQEAVGGARVSATVTQQVAEEKARWDATVDAAFAERYSPLVSQNAIIGAANRAMDPRDVVVCAAGSLPGDLHKMWRVADPYGYHVEYAYSCMGYEIAGGLGVKRAAVAEADGQDGRDVVVMVGDGSYLMMHTELVTAVAEGLKLIVVLIQNHGYASIGALSESLGSQRFGTKYRTLDAARHTFDDGATLPVDLATNAESLGATVYRIEPGETVIEELEAAIQRAKAAPEGSGPIVIHVESDPLIDAPSSESWWDVPVSAVSALESTQQAFQTYTDHKSRQRPLLGGRAPGEA, translated from the coding sequence ATGACGGTGGCCCAGGCCGTCGTCGAATTCCTCGGCCGCCAATACACGGTGGATACCGTTGGTGGGCAGAGCTACCGGGAGCGCTTGATCCCCGGGATGTTCGGCATCTTCGGTCACGGCAACGTCGCTGGCGTGGGTCAGGCGCTGAAGCAGTATCAGGCAGCGGATCCCACCCTGATGCCGTACTACCAAGGCCGCAACGAGCAGGCGCAGTCCCACCAGGCGGTCGGCTACGCCCGCCACACCCGCCGCCGGCAAACCTACGCGGTGACGACGTCGATTGGCCCGGGCTCGTCCAATCTCCTGACGGGTGCCGCCTTGGCCACGTCGAACCGCTTGCCGGTGCTGCTGTTGCCCTCCGACACGTTTGCGACCCGCGCCGCTGACCCCGTGCTGCAGCAGCTCGAACACCCGCACGGGTATGACATCACCGTCAACGATGCCTTCCGCCCGCTGTCCAAGTACTTTGACCGGGTCACGCGCCCCGAACAGCTGTTCTCCGCGCTGACCCACGGATTGCGAGTCCTGACCGATCCGGCGGAGACCGGCGCGGTGACGATCTCCTTGCCGCAGGACGTGCAGGCCGAGACGATGGAGGTGCCGGAGGAATTCTTGGCCGAACGCGACTGGCGCATTCGCCGGCCCGCGCCCGAAGCTCAGGACATCGCCGAGGCAGCCCGGCGCCTTCGTGCCGCCCGGAATCCGCTGATCATTGCCGGCGGTGGCGTGCTGTACGGCTTCGCCACCGAGCAACTCCGCGCCTTCGCCGAAGCCACCGGGATCCCCGTGGGCTGGACGCAGGCCGGCGTCGGCAGCCTGGCCTGGGACCACCCGCAGGCGGTGGGCGCCATTGGCTCCACCGGGACGACGGCGGCTAATGCGTTGGCCGCAGAGGCGGACCTGATCGTCGGGATCGGCACCCGCTATGAGGACTTCACTACGGCCTCCCGCACCGCGTTCCAGAACCCTGCGGTGGAGTTCATCAACCTCAACGTTGCTGCCATCGACGCCTACAAGCACGGAACGTCCCTGCCGATCGTCGCCGATGCCCGCAAGGGGCTCGAGGCGCTGCAGGAGGCCGTCGGAGGGGCCCGGGTCTCCGCTACGGTGACTCAGCAGGTGGCGGAGGAAAAGGCCCGCTGGGACGCCACGGTGGACGCTGCATTCGCCGAGCGGTACAGCCCGCTGGTGAGCCAGAACGCCATTATCGGCGCGGCGAATCGCGCGATGGATCCCCGCGATGTGGTGGTGTGCGCGGCTGGCTCGCTACCCGGCGACTTGCACAAGATGTGGCGTGTGGCGGACCCGTACGGTTACCACGTCGAGTACGCCTACTCCTGCATGGGCTATGAGATCGCGGGCGGGCTGGGCGTCAAGCGCGCCGCGGTCGCCGAGGCGGACGGCCAGGACGGGCGCGACGTCGTCGTCATGGTGGGCGACGGCTCCTACCTCATGATGCACACCGAGCTCGTCACCGCGGTGGCCGAAGGCCTCAAGCTGATCGTGGTCCTGATTCAGAACCATGGGTACGCGTCGATCGGCGCGCTGTCCGAATCCTTGGGGTCTCAGCGCTTCGGGACGAAGTACCGCACGTTGGACGCCGCACGCCACACGTTCGACGACGGGGCCACGCTGCCCGTGGACCTAGCCACGAACGCGGAGTCCCTGGGCGCCACGGTCTACCGGATCGAGCCGGGGGAGACCGTCATCGAGGAGCTGGAAGCCGCGATTCAGCGGGCGAAAGCCGCCCCGGAGGGCAGCGGCCCGATCGTGATCCACGTGGAGTCGGACCCGTTGATCGATGCCCCGAGCTCCGAATCTTGGTGGGATGTGCCCGTCAGCGCGGTCTCCGCTTTGGAGTCCACCCAGCAGGCTTTCCAGACCTACACCGACCACAAGTCCCGGCAGCGCCCCCTCCTGGGTGGGCGGGCCCCGGGCGAAGCCTAA